The following are encoded in a window of Dysidea avara chromosome 4, odDysAvar1.4, whole genome shotgun sequence genomic DNA:
- the LOC136252080 gene encoding tubulin beta-2B chain: MREIVHLQAGQCGNQIGAKFWEVISDEHGIDPTGTYQGDSDLQLERINVYYNEATGGKYVPRAVLVDLEPGTMDSVRSGPFGQVFRPDNFVFGQSGAGNNWAKGHYTEGAELVDSVLDVVRKESESCDCLQGFQLTHSLGGGTGSGMGTLLISKIREEYPDRIMNTFSVCPSPKVSDTVVEPYNATLSVHQLVENTDETFCIDNEALYDICFRTLKLTTPTYGDLNHLVSVTMSGVTTCLRFPGQLNADLRKLAVNMVPFPRLHFFMPGFAPLTSRGSQQYRALTVPELTQQMFDAKNMMAACDPRHGRYLTVAAMFRGRMSMKEVDEQMLNVQNKNSSYFVEWIPNNVKTAVCDIPPRGLKMSGTFIGNSTAVQELFKRVSEQFTAMFRRKAFLHWYTGEGMDEMEFTEAESNMNDLVSEYQQYQDATADEEGEFDEEEGEDEEAT, translated from the exons ATGCGTGAAATTGTTCATCTTCAAGCCGGCCAATGTGGCAACCAAATTGGCGCGAAG TTTTGGGAGGTCATTTCTGACGAACATGGCATTGACCCAACGGGGACTTACCAAGGTGACTCGGACTTGCAGTTGGAGAGGATTAATGTCTACTACAATGAGGCTACCGGTGGAAAATATGTCCCTAGAGCTGTACTGGTGGATTTGGAGCCAGGGACTATGGATTCTGTGCGGTCTGGCCCTTTTGGACAAGTGTTTCGCCCAGACAACTTTGTGTTTG gtcaaagTGGAGCTGGAAACAACTGGGCTAAAGGTCACTACACTGAGGGAGCTGAGTTGGTTGACTCTGTACTCGATGTTGTAAGGAAGGAGTCAGAAAGCTGTGACTGTCTACAAGGTTTCCAGCTCACTCACTCCCTTGGAGGTGGTACTGGCTCTGGAATGGGAACCCTATTAATCTCTAAGATTCGTGAAGAATATCCAGATAGGATCATGAACACTTTTAGCGTTTGCCCTTCACCCAAAGTATCCGATACAGTCGTAGAGCCCTACAATGCTACTCTGTCAGTCCACCAGCTTGTAGAGAACACTGATGAGACCTTCTGTATTGATAATGAGGCTTTGTATGATATCTGTTTCCGTACATTGAAGCTGACCACCCCAACCTATGGAGATCTGAACCATCTAGTGTCTGTGACAATGAGTGGAGTGACCACTTGTCTACGCTTCCCTGGACAACTGAATGCTGATCTTAGGAAACTAGCTGTAAACATGGTACCCTTCCCACGTCTTCACTTCTTCATGCCAGGATTTGCTCCATTAACCAGCCGTGGATCTCAACAGTACAGGGCCCTAACCGTCCCAGAGCTGACCCAACAGATGTTTGATGCGAAGAACATGATGGCTGCCTGTGACCCACGTCATGGAAGGTACCTCACTGTTGCTGCAATGTTTAGGGGAAGAATGTCAATGAAGGAAGTTGATGAGCAGATGTTAAATGTGCAGAACAAGAACAGCTCCTACTTTGTGGAGTGGATCCCCAACAATGTGAAGACCGCTGTGTGTGATATCCCACCAAGAGGTCTAAAGATGTCTGGTACCTTTATTGGAAACAGCACTGCTGTACAAGAGTTGTTCAAGCGAGTCAGTGAGCAATTCACAGCTATGTTCCGTCGAAAGGCTTTCTTGCATTGGTACACCGGTGAGGGTATGGATGAGATGGAGTTTACTGAAGCAGAGAGCAACATGAATGACCTCGTCTCTGAATACCAACAATACCAAGATGCCACTGCTGATGAGGAGGGAGAATTTGATGAGGAAGAAGGGGAAGATGAGGAGGCCACTTAA
- the LOC136252078 gene encoding tubulin beta chain-like: protein MREIVHLQAGQCGNQIGSKFWEVISDEHGIDPTGTYQGDSDLQLERINVYYNEATGGKYVPRAVLVDLEPGTMDSVRSGPFGQIFRPDSFVFGQSGAGNNWAKGHYTEGAELVDSVLDVVRKEAEGCDCLQGFQLTHSLGGGTGSGMGTLLISKIREEYPDRIMNTFSICPSPKVSDTVVEPYNATLSVHQLVENTDETFCIDNEALYDICFRTLKLTTPTYGDLNHLVSVTMSGVTTCLRFPGQLNADLRKLAVNMVPFPRLHFFMPGFAPLTSRGSQQYRALTVPELTQQMFDAKNMMAACDPRHGRYLTVATMFRGRMSMKEVDEQMLNVQNKNSSYFVEWIPNNVKTAVCDIPPRGLKMSGTFIGNSTAVQELFKRISEQFTAMFRRKAFLHWYTGEGMDEMEFTEAESNMNDLVSEYQQYQDATADEEGEFDEEEEGEEEAT from the exons ATGCGTGAAATCGTTCATCTTCAAGCTGGCCAGTGCGGAAACCAAATCGGCTCCAAA TTCTGGGAGGTAATTTCGGACGAACATGGAATCGATCCAACTGGAACATATCAGGGCGACTCCGATTTGCAGTTGGAAAGGATTAACGTCTACTACAATGAAGCAACTGGTGGAAAGTACGTCCCCAGGGCCGTCCTAGTTGATCTGGAGCCCGGAACTATGGATTCCGTCCGTTCTGGACCTTTTGGACAAATTTTCAGGCCAGACAGTTTCGTCTTTG GTCAAAGTGGAGCTGGAAACAACTGGGCTAAAGGTCACTACACTGAGGGAGCTGAGTTGGTTGACTCTGTACTTGATGTTGTAAGGAAAGAGGCTGAAGGCTGTGATTGTCTACAAGGTTTCCAGCTCACTCACTCCCTTGGAGGTGGTACTGGTTCTGGAATGGGAACCCTATTAATCTCTAAGATTCGTGAAGAATATCCCGATAGGATCATGAACACTTTCAGTATTTGTCCTTCACCCAAAGTATCCGATACAGTCGTAGAGCCCTACAATGCTACTCTGTCAGTCCACCAACTTGTAGAGAACACTGATGAGACCTTCTGTATTGATAATGAGGCTTTGTATGATATCTGTTTCCGTACATTGAAGCTGACCACCCCAACTTATGGAGATCTGAACCATCTAGTGTCTGTGACGATGAGTGGAGTGACCACTTGTCTGCGCTTCCCTGGACAACTGAATGCTGATCTTAGGAAATTAGCTGTAAACATGGTACCCTTCCCACGTCTTCACTTCTTCATGCCAGGATTTGCTCCATTAACCAGCCGTGGATCTCAACAGTACAGAGCCCTAACTGTCCCAGAGCTGACCCAACAGATGTTTGATGCGAAGAACATGATGGCTGCCTGTGACCCACGTCATGGAAGGTACCTCACTGTTGCTACCATGTTCAGAGGGCGAATGTCAATGAAGGAAGTTGATGAGCAGATGCTAAATGTGCAGAACAAGAACAGCTCCTACTTTGTGGAGTGGATCCCCAACAATGTGAAGACCGCTGTGTGTGATATCCCACCAAGAGGTCTAAAGATGTCTGGTACCTTTATTGGAAACAGCACTGCTGTACAAGAGCTGTTCAAGCGTATCAGTGAGCAATTCACAGCTATGTTCCGTCGAAAGGCTTTCTTGCATTGGTACACCGGTGAGGGTATGGATGAGATGGAGTTTACCGAAGCAGAGAGCAACATGAACGACCTTGTCTCTGAGTACCAGCAATACCAAGATGCCACTGCTGATGAGGAGGGAGAATTTGATGAGGAAGAAGAGGGAGAGGAAGAGGCTACTTAA
- the LOC136252081 gene encoding beta-1,3-galactosyltransferase 6-like, which produces MRTSRNVVCCVVFFAFEIVFLGYVAFLYQPRAVEIEPLTLVERSTLPSIHIDVESNLINCNYSRCSPVWFSTFLLIVIPVRPWGIKARQLIRDTWYKGFKDSKDCMLRFAVGGRDLGPNKRFEIAEENGTYGDIIYVDSIENSRTLTNKTMSIMRWAHRHVKFSYLMKCDDDTYVFVKNMIAELKKRPTDTKLYYGIILVNNPPIRGNYLWADDEWDLGLVYLPFAMGGGYILSHDLVQLISVLSPRLKWHINEDTTIGAWLSAFDHERRTDNMFCQAGKLSTNPPGCNETILAHLFFGYNDDEIRQQFYHIYEQLNSNKPIEIITWKTNSKKGSNKKTTNVPNSKSSTSKLSDSKLTKKSSGTSTLSGSKSTRKPSKLTKSSDISTLSATTKPVVTTKSMDDSSRDKSAKSTSERLI; this is translated from the coding sequence ATGAGAACTAGTCGAAATGTTGTCTGCTGTGTTGTATTCTTCGCGTTTGAGATAGTATTTCTGGGCTATGTGGCGTTCCTCTACCAACCAAGAGCTGTGGAGATTGAGCCATTAACACTCGTAGAGAGGTCGACACTCCCCTCCATTCATATTGATGTGGAAAGTAATCTCATTAATTGCAACTACTCTAGATGTTCGCCAGTATGGTTCTCTACGTTTCTTCTAATAGTCATTCCAGTGCGTCCATGGGGCATTAAAGCGCGCCAGCTAATTCGCGACACCTGGTATAAAGGATTCAAAGATAGCAAGGACTGTATGTTGAGGTTTGCAGTAGGGGGCAGGGACTTAGGCCCCAATAAACGGTTCGAAATAGCAGAAGAGAATGGAACATATGGAGACATCATTTATGTAGACTCCATTGAAAATTCTCGCACTCTGACCAACAAGACCATGTCAATTATGAGGTGGGCACACCGACACGTTAAGTTCAGCTATTTGATGAAATGTGATGATGATACTTATGTGTTTGTGAAGAACATGATTGCTGAATTGAAGAAACGTCCGACAGACACCAAACTGTACTATGGAATAATACTAGTCAATAATCCGCCCATTAGGGGAAATTACTTGTGGGCCGATGATGAGTGGGACTTGGGTCTGGTGTACCTACCATTTGCTATGGGTGGAGGGTACATTTTGTCACATGACCTTGTTCAACTTATCAGTGTGCTGTCACCACGATTGAAGTGGCACATTAATGAAGACACGACCATCGGAGCATGGCTGTCAGCATTTGATCATGAGAGAAGGACAGATAACATGTTCTGTCAAGCAGGCAAGCTCTCCACTAATCCACCTGGTTGTAACGAAACTATCCTTGCCCATCTTTTCTTTGGTTACAATGACGATGAAATACGACAGCAGTTTTATCACATTTATGAACAATTAAATTCAAACAAACCCATTGAGATAATTACGTGGAAAACAAATTCTAAGAAAGGCTCAAATAAAAAAACTACAAATGTGCCTAATTCTAAGTCATCCACAAGTAAACTTTCAGACTCCAAGCTTACTAAAAAGTCTTCGGGCACTTCTACACTATCAGGCTCAAAGTCTACAAGAAAACCTTCAAAGTTGACAAAGTCTTCAGACATTTCTACACTATCGGCAACTACAAAACCAGTTGTAACTACAAAGTCTATGGATGATTCCAGTAGAGACAAGTCTGCAAAATCTACCAGTGAAAGGTTGATATAA